One part of the Drosophila teissieri strain GT53w chromosome 3R, Prin_Dtei_1.1, whole genome shotgun sequence genome encodes these proteins:
- the LOC122621354 gene encoding GTP-binding protein Di-Ras2, translating to MTEQKNQVTRAAPEQSNDYRVVVFGAGGVGKSSLVLRFIKGTFRESYIPTIEDTYRQVISCNKNICTLQITDTTGSHQFPAMQRLSISKGHAFILVYSVCSKQSLEELRPIWALIKELKGADIPNIPVMLVGNKCDETAELREVSQAEGQAQATTWSISFMETSAKTNHNVTELFQELLNMEKTRTVSLQLDTKKQKKQKKEKKSKDTNGSIPENGDAGASASGGVKEKCRVM from the exons ATGACGGAGCAGAAGAACCAGGTGACGCGCGCTGCTCCGGAGCAGAGCAATGACTACCGCGTGGTCGTATTTGGAGCCGGCGGCGTGGGCAAGAGCTCACTGGTGCTGCGCTTCATAAAGGGCACCTTCCGCGAAAGCTACATCCCAACCATCGAGGACACGTATAGACAG GTCATCAGCTGCAACAAGAACATCTGCACGCTGCAAATCACGGACACCACGGGTTCGCATCAGTTCCCGGCCATGCAGAGGCTGTCCATCTCGAAGGGGCACGCCTTCATTCTGGTCTACTCGGTGTGCTCCAAGCAGAGTTTGGAGGAGCTGCGACCCATCTGGGCGCTAATCAAGGAGCTGAAG GGAGCCGACATCCCCAACATACCCGTCATGTTGGTGGGCAACAAGTGTGATGAGACCGCCGAGTTGCGAGAG GTCTCCCAAGCGGAGGGTCAGGCCCAGGCGACCACCTGGAGCATATCCTTCATGGAGACGTCGGCCAAGACGAATCACAATGTGACCGAGCTGTTCCAGGAGCTGCTCAACATGGAGAAGACGCGCACCGTCTCCCTGCAACTGGACAccaagaagcagaagaagcagaaaaAGGAGAAGAAGTCCAAGGACACGAACGGCTCGATACCGGAGAACGGCGATGCGGGGGCCAGCGCCAGCGGCGGGGTGAAGGAGAAGTGTCGCGTTATGTAA
- the LOC122619914 gene encoding uncharacterized protein LOC122619914 has translation MRTEAAVSCFLLVLHSVCCQSGSEEAWVDPYHAWSDLANDFHQPDGSCQCPASPVLSPAAMEDAVALTYFKKFVNLLFQRKRLRYDAQSAVHKRALLFSLLPSELDELEKVQDARDMDVLLTKILENAEEAPLSDGRSGCSYVRHGFFYLLLDIIKDVIDLMKTTEVQFILYATIAIALIVIVHKRFRIKVFSIVLGGIFLCGYFQTYLECNRELDINRMIEVVTHHQEPESSWFSRLGSYIYKASPNNKKIEMMKKYSKIQISVCMPDDVFFMYLNNLFIKQLEIMIEKVSGTMTKLSTGLPFPYNLLAPVLLVCLVGYIIKLSFKYILSPRAWASLLHKPASPETPTIHQSINAREPIEDRLSGDNLKMLLNVINVRSVSHESLQRLPAVSGVQELDEAHESPATEKESLDESDSSNKSKRSVAEEEGFTLVDDHEDNNIDNV, from the exons ATGAGAACGGAGGCAGCGGTCAGTTGTTTTCTGTTGGTATTGCACAGCGTGTGCTGTCAGAGCGGCAGCGAGGAGGCCTGGGTGGATCCGTATCACGCCTGGTCGGACTTGGCCAACGATTTTCATCAGCCCGATGGATCGTGCCAGTGTCCAGCGAGTCCAGTGCTGTCTCCAGCGGCCATGGAGGACGCCGTGGCCCTCACATACTTCAAGAAGTTCGTCAATCTGCTGTTTCAACGCAAGCGTTTGCGG TACGATGCTCAGTCGGCGGTCCATAAGCGAGCGCTGCTCTTTTCACTGTTGCCATCGGAACTGGATGAACTGGAGAAGGTGCAGGATGCTCGGGATATGGACGTATTGCTGACAAAGATATTGGAGAATGCCGAGGAGGCTCCTTTGTCTGATGGAAGGTCCGGATGCTCATACGTCCGACACGGTTTTTTCTACTTATTGTTGGATATTATCAAGGATGTAATTGATCTGATGAAAACGACCGAG GTGCAATTTATCCTATATGCAACAATAGCAATTGCACTTATCGTCATTGTGCACAAACGTTTCCGGATCAAGGTATTTTCGATTGTTCTAGGAGGTATTTTTCTGTGCGGATATTTTCAGACTTATTTGGAATGCAACAGA GAATTAGACATCAATAGGATGATAGAGGTCGTAACGCATCACCAGGAGCCAGAAAGTTCCTGGTTTTCTCGACTGGGATCCTACATATACAAAGCCTCGCCAAACAATAAGAAAATAGAGATGATGAA aaaatattcaaaaatccAAATTTCTGTTTGCATGCCAGATGACgtgttttttatgtatttgaaCAACCTATTTATAAAGCAATTAGAAATTATGATAGAAAAGGTGTCGGGAACTATGACCAAACTATCCA CCGGATTACCCTTCCCTTATAACCTCCTTGCACCAGTCCTTTTGGTGTGTTTAGTGGGGTACATTATAAAGCTGTcctttaaatacattttgagCCCCCGAGCATGGGCGTCCCTTCTTCACAAGCCAGCGTCACCGGAGACACCAACGATCCACCAGTCAATTAATGCGCGGGAGCCCATAGAAGACCGCTTATCGGGCGACAACTTAAAGATGTTGCTAAATGTAATTAACGTGAGAAGTGTTTCACATGAGTCACTACAGCGACTACCCGCCGTTTCGGGGGTGCAAGAGCTAGATGAAGCGCACGAGTCTCCTGCCACGGAAAAAGAAAGCTTAGATGAAAGCGATtccagcaacaaaagcaaaaggagTGTTGCTGAAGAGGAAGGATTCACGCTGGTCGACGATCACGAGGATAATAACATCGATAATGTGTAG